ACCCAGGTCATAAGACCAAATCGCAAATTCCCAAGAAAGCACAGGCCGCAAAAAAACACTATATGGCATATAAAAAACTATGACGGACCATTAAGTGACATTGTCTCGTATCCTGGAAACAGTCTCCTTCAAAGCTCCTGTCATATTTTATATTGCTTTCTTACAGCATTTTCTCTCGCGCAATGATGATTGATAAGGCATAAATGTACCTTGTGTCATATTACGTTTAACCACCGTATCTTTAAACTGATGAACTTACGATCCAACCAATAGGCCAACTCGATCGTTGGTCGGGCATAGGACAGGGGGGAAAGACCAAGCGGTTTTTCAAAGAGTCAATGAATACATGCTGGCTGATCTTTCCGGGTCCCTGGTTTATGGGAAACATAGTCCAATCCAAAACTGACAATTGCACAACTTGATGAAATCACCCAACGCATTATCATTGACGAGTACCATCTGCGTACGCTTAATGAAATTAACGAGACATTGCTTCTATGGTGGTTTCCGCCGGCTTCCTGCCTCATTTATGTAATTCAACTATGAACCCTGGTTCTGTTTCAATGAGGGTTGACAAGACCAGGTGGATCCAGTTCCAGCGTTCCACGTCAGATTGCATTTTTCAAGGCCTGATACCAGCAACAATGTATTTTGCTCCATCATGTTCTCTGATAAGAATAAATGCTTTAACTACTTTCCAAGCGATAACAAATTGACAAACACCCGGTAAGCACCCGGAACACCCGCGGGTAGCTCACGAAACCACGATAAACTTGTGTAAACATAATTTCCTTTCCCATACTTGGCGACAAGGATCCCGCCATCCAAAGCAGGGTTGTCGGGGTCATTGGATGAGATGACAGCCTCGTATTCGGGTGACCATTTTTGCGGGAAATACAGGCCGCGCTCCTGTACCCAGTCCTTAAAATCGGCTGGGGTAATCTTGTTGGGAACATTCAAAACCGGACTTTCGGGTTTCAGGAAACGCACCTCCGAACCTTCCACGGTTATGCGATCGCGGGTTAGGGTAAATGGGTATGGCCCGATATCCTTCATCACCAGGTCCATGTCGGTATTATATTGAATGATGAAGTTGCCCCCGTTTTTGACATAATCCATCAAAGCCGCCTGGTAATGCTTCATCCGCTTATTGGTATTGTAAACCCGCACGCCAGCCACGATCGCATCAAATTGACTGAGCTTTTCGGGCGTGATGTCTTTGTCTTCAAGTACCGTCACCTGGTACCCGATCTGCCGCAGGCTGACGGGAATCAGGTCGCCGGCCCCCATCAGATAGCCAATGTTACTGCCTTTTTTGATCAGGTCCAGCTTGATGGCCCTGGCCGTCGCTTTGGGGAAAAAGACCTGGGTGGGAATGTGTCCATAACTGATCATACCAAAGCTATGGTCATACGATTTTCCCTCCACTTCTACCACGGCAGTAATTTCCGTTTCCTGGGATTCGGCGGGCGGGTAAAGCGCAAATTCCACCATTTGCTCCTCGCCTTTCAGTTTCAGGGCAAAAGGAGCGCGCTCAGGAACCGATTTCCAGGCCGATGGCAGGTCGAGACGTACTTCTCCCACACACTCATCTTTTCCGGCTTTAATCGCGACCAGTACTTTTTTGGCTTGCTGGTCTTCAAACATGTAAACATCCTGCGCAATATTGGCAAAAACCGGTGGGGTCACCACCAGAGGCTGGTATACTTCCCCGGCGACGGGATCCTTTTTCTTGAACACCACAGGTGTTTCATAATGCAGTTTCTGACCTTCTATCAGCACTTCAAGCGCGACCATTGCAACCGGCGGGTTCTCGCCACGACCGATTTCCTCCTGGTCTTCCACTGAAAAAAGTCCTTTGTACCCGATCGGTTTTCGTAGCCAGTAAGGTTGTGAAATGGGCATTTCAGCTGGTATTTTGGTTTTGAATACAAAATCCAGATCGTTGTTATTTTTTAAAAGGGCCGAAAGTGTCGTGTCACCCGATTCAAACGGGAATACCACTTTCTGCAAAACCACATTCGCCGACGACCGGTTGACCGCCTCGACCGAAACCTGCACCGTTTCTCCGGGCGTGAATGCAAAATCAGCGGCTGTTGCTTCCAGGTAAAGCCCGAGCGAGTTTTTAATGAGCTCGTTGACCTCTTTTAATTTCGTCGTTTTCCAAAACCCATCCGGCAGTTTAGTTAGTTCAGTCTTGATTTTCAGCAACATCGGGACACTCGCAGACGGGTCGGCAGGCTTGTAACCTGCAAGCAGCGCGGTCACCAGCTGCTGTATTTTTTCACTGCCTTTCACCCTTGTCCAGGTGGTATTAATGTCTTCAAAAAGCTCCTTTTGCGCTTTGGTGCCTTTGGTATGCTGCAAATATTCCACCGAC
This portion of the Dyadobacter sp. CECT 9275 genome encodes:
- a CDS encoding PIG-L family deacetylase; the protein is MMRFNFKNAMVCLCLAGGMYTSQLLAQAPAKPSAAKILHDMRKLNVLGNVLYMAAHPDDENTTFIAYMANERQFNTSYLSLTRGDGGQNLIGPEIREQLGMIRTQELLQARRMDGGKQYFSRANDFGFSKNPEEVFTIWEREKLLADAVWVIRNVKPDVIVTRFPPDSRAGHGHHSASSILAEEAFDAAADPKRFPEQLKYVEPWQAKRLMWNISMWGIRNKEEFIKNVKNYLQLDVGGYNALLGKSYGEISAESRSMHKSQGFGSIGTRGVSVEYLQHTKGTKAQKELFEDINTTWTRVKGSEKIQQLVTALLAGYKPADPSASVPMLLKIKTELTKLPDGFWKTTKLKEVNELIKNSLGLYLEATAADFAFTPGETVQVSVEAVNRSSANVVLQKVVFPFESGDTTLSALLKNNNDLDFVFKTKIPAEMPISQPYWLRKPIGYKGLFSVEDQEEIGRGENPPVAMVALEVLIEGQKLHYETPVVFKKKDPVAGEVYQPLVVTPPVFANIAQDVYMFEDQQAKKVLVAIKAGKDECVGEVRLDLPSAWKSVPERAPFALKLKGEEQMVEFALYPPAESQETEITAVVEVEGKSYDHSFGMISYGHIPTQVFFPKATARAIKLDLIKKGSNIGYLMGAGDLIPVSLRQIGYQVTVLEDKDITPEKLSQFDAIVAGVRVYNTNKRMKHYQAALMDYVKNGGNFIIQYNTDMDLVMKDIGPYPFTLTRDRITVEGSEVRFLKPESPVLNVPNKITPADFKDWVQERGLYFPQKWSPEYEAVISSNDPDNPALDGGILVAKYGKGNYVYTSLSWFRELPAGVPGAYRVFVNLLSLGK